Proteins from one Acidiphilium multivorum AIU301 genomic window:
- the phnN gene encoding phosphonate metabolism protein/1,5-bisphosphokinase (PRPP-forming) PhnN produces the protein MPRSGRLVLVVGPSGAGKDTVLRQARRRLGHAPDIVFPRRVITRPPDPAEDHEPVSDDDFQRRAFALSWSAHGLSYGIPASIAGDLDAGRIVVVNVSRAIVADARRRFPCFVVAVTAAPAILAARLAVRRRETAAEIGARLARAAAPVEADAVVANETTPEAAGAAFLGILLRCRDLPCLP, from the coding sequence ATGCCGCGATCGGGCCGCCTCGTGCTGGTCGTCGGCCCGTCCGGCGCGGGCAAGGACACGGTGCTGCGCCAGGCCAGGCGCCGCCTCGGGCATGCGCCGGACATCGTGTTCCCCCGGCGCGTCATCACCCGGCCGCCCGATCCGGCGGAGGATCACGAACCGGTCTCCGACGATGACTTCCAGCGCCGCGCCTTCGCCCTCTCCTGGTCGGCGCATGGCCTGAGCTACGGCATTCCGGCAAGCATCGCCGGCGATCTCGACGCCGGGCGGATCGTCGTGGTCAACGTCTCCCGCGCGATCGTGGCCGATGCGCGGCGCCGCTTTCCCTGTTTCGTCGTCGCGGTGACGGCGGCGCCCGCCATCCTCGCCGCGCGGCTCGCGGTCCGGCGGCGCGAAACCGCGGCCGAAATCGGCGCGCGGCTGGCCCGCGCCGCGGCCCCGGTCGAGGCCGATGCCGTCGTCGCCAACGAAACCACGCCGGAAGCGGCGGGGGCGGCGTTTCTCGGCATCCTGCTCCGCTGCCGCGACCTGCCCTGCCTGCCGTGA
- the rpmI gene encoding 50S ribosomal protein L35: protein MPKMKTKSSVKKRFKITATGKVMAGHGNKRHGLINRSQKMKRTNRGTMALPEQDGKTVKQWAPYGLD, encoded by the coding sequence ATGCCGAAGATGAAGACCAAGTCGTCGGTCAAGAAGCGGTTCAAGATCACCGCGACCGGCAAGGTGATGGCCGGCCACGGCAACAAGCGCCACGGCCTGATCAACCGCTCCCAGAAGATGAAGCGCACCAATCGCGGCACGATGGCGCTGCCCGAGCAGGACGGCAAGACCGTCAAGCAGTGGGCTCCCTACGGTCTGGATTGA
- the phnF gene encoding phosphonate metabolism transcriptional regulator PhnF, which yields MDFERKRGEALWSQIANALARDIREGVYPHDTRLPTEARLAQGYGVNRHTVRRALEELAKARIIRTEHGRGSFVAEEVLDYRIGQRPRFSEWVRGHNRTPLGDILMLEETALDTLPEAAAAAEALRLAPAQPVILLERIGSADSTPISLSRHIFPARALPGLLEALRHSGSITAALAALGIADYTRKWTRVCARQPDAREARLLRMARSDALLATESLNIAEGGAPIEFGLSIYPAPRVQLVFEP from the coding sequence ATGGATTTCGAACGCAAACGGGGTGAGGCCCTCTGGAGCCAGATCGCCAACGCGCTGGCCCGCGACATTCGCGAGGGGGTCTACCCGCACGACACGAGGTTGCCGACCGAGGCGCGGCTCGCCCAGGGCTACGGCGTCAACCGCCACACCGTTCGCCGCGCGCTGGAGGAACTGGCCAAGGCGCGCATCATCCGCACCGAGCATGGACGGGGGTCGTTCGTGGCGGAGGAGGTGCTGGATTACCGGATCGGCCAGCGGCCGCGATTCTCGGAATGGGTGCGCGGCCACAACCGCACGCCGCTCGGCGATATCCTGATGCTGGAGGAAACCGCCCTCGACACCCTGCCCGAAGCCGCCGCCGCCGCCGAGGCGCTGCGGCTGGCGCCGGCGCAACCGGTGATCCTGCTGGAGCGCATCGGCTCGGCGGATTCGACGCCGATCTCGCTGTCGCGGCACATTTTCCCCGCGCGGGCACTGCCGGGACTGCTGGAGGCGCTGCGGCACAGCGGGTCGATCACCGCGGCGCTGGCCGCGCTCGGGATCGCCGACTACACGCGCAAATGGACGCGCGTCTGCGCCCGCCAGCCGGATGCGCGCGAGGCGCGGCTGCTGCGCATGGCCCGCAGCGACGCCCTGCTGGCCACGGAATCCCTGAACATCGCGGAGGGCGGGGCGCCGATCGAATTCGGCCTGTCGATCTATCCGGCGCCACGCGTGCAACTGGTGTTCGAGCCGTAG
- a CDS encoding glycosyltransferase family 2 protein — protein sequence MARLPASGAGRAKSKPSAPRAAPAPTMPASTILGFLDRIEDATLAGWAVDTADIDRPLALRVLIDGQVADVIQCDLDRPDLRRLSLPNTKVGFQFAIPAMHQDGLRHVLTLATVDGRPVGLPGRGGFVLPELHFCLARQVRVEGVLDGLVDGLIQGWVLQVDERTGQKAGGARVVVSTNGQPVAELMADQFRADVAEALGADPACGFSWSPPPELRRGGGTLSFDFHVMPGRVALRGSPVELRMPGSAERERIEGLIEQADDLFRYAYRLRRELKAVLPAEGHSLASYRSWAARSQPLAGARIAARYGARADAPLVSVICPVYRPDHGAFVTAVDSVRAQTYRNWELILVDDGSGDARLTALMKRLADADPRIRVQARRANAGIAAATNRAIEAATGDFIAFFDHDDVLEPCALDAMMRAQAATGARLLYSDEDKIDRRGAFSEPNFKPDFNYRLLLDLNYICHLVVAEAALVRAAGGLDPDLDGAQDHDLLLRLVERLGAHEIHHVPEILYHWRITAQSTAGSGAAKPKAALAGAAAVAAHLKRRGLAARTERRGGLTCYRTSFRMSEDPGVSILIPYRDHIGMTRACVEAIRDVTRGARYEILLLDNWSQDEEAEGFAVEQGNLRDTRVIRIAEPFNYSRINNRGVEAARFPFLLFMNNDVFVSDPEWLRTMLNEALADPGVGAVGAKLLYPNETVQHAGVVLGVGGIADHSFRGLPADKPGYIANAIACREVSAVTAACMLVRREAFAAAGGFDEDGLSVAFNDVDLCMKIRQAGYRIIFSADAVCEHRESLSRGDDFDESKLARFMLENETMRERWDEALKRDPFYNPHFSREGGVYRDLRVIDPADVRRVSPPAPARFPAAPAAAAPQPRRRQAG from the coding sequence ATGGCCAGATTGCCGGCCAGCGGAGCGGGACGCGCGAAGTCCAAACCCTCCGCGCCGCGCGCGGCGCCCGCGCCGACCATGCCCGCGTCGACCATTCTCGGGTTTCTCGACAGGATCGAGGATGCGACGCTGGCCGGATGGGCGGTGGATACGGCCGATATCGACCGGCCGCTGGCGCTGCGCGTGCTGATCGACGGGCAGGTCGCCGATGTGATCCAGTGCGATCTCGACCGGCCGGACCTGCGGCGGCTGAGCCTGCCGAACACGAAGGTCGGCTTCCAGTTCGCCATCCCGGCCATGCATCAGGACGGGCTTCGCCACGTCCTCACCCTGGCCACCGTGGATGGCCGCCCGGTCGGCCTGCCGGGCCGGGGCGGCTTCGTGCTGCCGGAGCTGCATTTCTGCCTCGCGCGGCAGGTGCGCGTGGAAGGCGTGCTGGACGGGCTGGTGGACGGGCTGATCCAGGGCTGGGTGCTGCAGGTCGACGAGCGGACGGGGCAGAAAGCGGGCGGCGCCCGCGTCGTGGTGTCGACGAACGGCCAGCCGGTCGCCGAGCTGATGGCCGACCAGTTCCGGGCGGACGTGGCGGAGGCGCTCGGCGCCGACCCGGCCTGCGGCTTCTCGTGGTCGCCGCCGCCGGAGCTGCGGCGCGGCGGCGGAACGCTCAGCTTCGACTTCCACGTGATGCCCGGCCGCGTCGCGCTGCGCGGCAGTCCTGTCGAGCTGCGCATGCCCGGCTCGGCCGAGCGCGAGCGCATCGAAGGGCTGATCGAACAGGCGGACGACCTGTTCCGCTACGCCTACCGGCTGCGGCGCGAGCTCAAGGCGGTGCTGCCGGCCGAGGGCCATTCGCTGGCGAGCTACCGGAGCTGGGCCGCGCGCAGCCAACCCCTCGCCGGGGCCCGGATCGCCGCCCGCTACGGCGCGCGCGCCGACGCGCCGCTGGTTTCGGTGATCTGCCCGGTCTACCGGCCCGATCACGGCGCGTTCGTGACCGCGGTGGATTCCGTGCGCGCGCAGACCTACCGGAACTGGGAACTCATCCTGGTGGACGATGGCAGCGGCGATGCACGCCTCACCGCGCTGATGAAGCGCCTCGCCGACGCCGATCCGCGCATCCGCGTGCAGGCGCGCAGGGCCAATGCCGGGATCGCCGCCGCGACCAACCGCGCGATCGAGGCGGCGACGGGCGATTTCATCGCCTTCTTCGATCATGACGACGTGCTGGAACCCTGCGCGCTCGACGCGATGATGCGGGCGCAGGCCGCGACCGGGGCGCGGCTGCTCTATTCCGACGAGGACAAGATCGACCGGCGCGGCGCGTTTTCCGAGCCCAATTTCAAGCCGGACTTCAATTACCGGCTGCTGCTCGACCTGAACTATATCTGCCATCTCGTCGTCGCCGAGGCGGCGCTGGTCCGCGCCGCCGGCGGGCTCGACCCGGATCTGGACGGCGCGCAGGACCACGACCTGCTGCTGCGCCTGGTCGAGCGGCTCGGCGCGCACGAGATCCACCACGTGCCGGAAATCCTGTATCACTGGCGGATCACCGCGCAGTCGACCGCCGGCTCCGGGGCGGCCAAGCCGAAGGCGGCGCTGGCCGGCGCCGCCGCCGTCGCCGCGCATCTGAAGCGGCGGGGCCTGGCGGCGCGGACCGAACGGCGGGGCGGGCTGACCTGCTATCGCACCAGCTTCCGCATGAGCGAGGACCCGGGCGTTTCGATCCTGATCCCATATCGCGACCATATCGGGATGACGCGCGCGTGCGTCGAGGCGATCCGGGACGTGACGCGGGGGGCGCGCTACGAGATTCTTCTCCTCGACAACTGGTCGCAGGACGAGGAGGCGGAGGGTTTCGCCGTCGAGCAGGGCAACCTGCGGGACACGAGGGTGATCCGCATCGCCGAGCCGTTCAACTACTCGCGCATCAACAATCGCGGGGTGGAGGCGGCGCGCTTCCCATTTCTGCTGTTCATGAACAACGACGTGTTCGTGAGCGACCCGGAATGGCTGCGCACGATGCTGAACGAGGCGCTGGCCGATCCGGGCGTGGGCGCGGTCGGCGCGAAACTGCTCTATCCGAACGAGACCGTGCAGCATGCCGGCGTCGTTCTGGGTGTCGGCGGGATCGCCGATCACAGTTTCCGCGGACTGCCGGCCGACAAGCCGGGCTACATCGCCAATGCCATCGCCTGCCGCGAGGTTTCTGCGGTGACCGCCGCGTGCATGCTGGTCCGCCGCGAGGCGTTCGCGGCGGCTGGCGGCTTCGACGAGGACGGGCTGAGCGTGGCGTTCAACGACGTCGATCTCTGCATGAAGATCAGGCAGGCGGGATACCGCATCATCTTCAGCGCCGACGCGGTCTGCGAACATCGCGAGAGCCTGAGCCGGGGCGACGATTTCGACGAGAGCAAGCTGGCGCGGTTCATGCTGGAAAACGAGACGATGCGCGAAAGATGGGACGAAGCGCTGAAACGCGACCCGTTCTACAATCCGCATTTCAGCCGCGAGGGCGGCGTGTATCGCGACCTGCGGGTGATCGACCCGGCGGACGTCCGGCGTGTTTCGCCGCCCGCGCCCGCCCGGTTCCCGGCCGCGCCGGCGGCGGCGGCACCGCAGCCCCGGCGGCGGCAAGCGGGCTGA
- a CDS encoding DUF1045 domain-containing protein, which yields MPEPHRAAVYYVPEPDDPLWSRGCAWLGRDPLSGERLPQPPVAGLEGMTESPRRYGFHATLKPPMALRHGLDAFIADAAALAARMRPFDLPPLDIANLHGFLALCLAGACPPMRDLADACVAELDHHRVPEDAAARARRAEGRPAAERAYIERWGYPLVFDAFRFHMTLTDRIADNPLVPAAAAHFGETLAASRRVTGIAVFVEEGAGAPFRLARRLRFGA from the coding sequence TTGCCTGAACCCCACCGCGCCGCCGTCTACTACGTTCCCGAACCGGATGATCCGCTCTGGTCGCGGGGCTGCGCCTGGCTCGGCCGCGATCCGCTGAGCGGAGAGCGCCTGCCCCAGCCGCCGGTCGCCGGACTCGAGGGCATGACGGAGTCGCCACGGCGCTACGGCTTCCACGCGACGCTGAAGCCGCCGATGGCGCTGCGGCACGGGCTCGACGCCTTCATCGCCGATGCGGCGGCGCTCGCCGCGCGGATGCGGCCCTTCGACCTGCCGCCCCTCGACATCGCCAACCTGCACGGCTTCCTCGCCCTGTGCCTCGCCGGGGCGTGCCCGCCGATGCGCGACCTCGCCGATGCCTGCGTCGCCGAACTCGATCACCACCGCGTGCCGGAGGACGCGGCGGCGCGGGCGCGGCGCGCCGAAGGCCGCCCCGCCGCCGAGCGCGCGTATATCGAGCGGTGGGGCTATCCGCTGGTGTTCGATGCGTTCCGCTTCCACATGACGCTGACCGACCGGATCGCCGACAATCCGCTCGTCCCCGCCGCCGCCGCGCATTTCGGCGAGACCCTGGCCGCGTCGCGGCGCGTCACCGGGATCGCCGTCTTCGTGGAAGAGGGCGCGGGGGCGCCGTTCCGTCTGGCCCGCCGCCTGCGCTTCGGCGCCTGA